The Gemmatimonadota bacterium genome has a segment encoding these proteins:
- a CDS encoding helix-turn-helix domain-containing protein: protein MSTWRELTFPTNALKGTVIVIEDDRANILADPLRWLILETLGDGKSVAEISQTLEITDARVLYHLKKLAQTGVVHLKKYETDPNEWRCSPAAGKIRVREDLLANKQIAEAMPTDVVKQFNQAFREVAEGLYGSTFQTSVNHNRARLSEEQASEFSCRLLALIEEYFPPGKGDRSGIKYGFYGILTPIDLHPLGDTETEE from the coding sequence ATGAGTACGTGGCGCGAATTGACATTCCCGACCAATGCCTTAAAGGGGACGGTAATCGTTATTGAGGATGACCGCGCGAACATACTTGCCGATCCACTGCGTTGGCTCATCCTCGAAACCCTTGGCGATGGAAAGTCGGTTGCAGAAATTTCGCAGACATTGGAAATTACTGATGCCCGGGTGCTATACCACTTAAAAAAGCTGGCACAAACAGGTGTCGTACATTTGAAGAAATATGAAACCGACCCCAATGAATGGCGTTGTTCGCCAGCAGCGGGTAAGATTCGCGTTCGAGAGGATCTCCTGGCGAACAAACAAATTGCCGAAGCTATGCCAACCGATGTTGTCAAACAGTTCAATCAAGCATTTCGCGAAGTTGCCGAGGGCCTGTACGGTTCGACATTCCAGACATCCGTCAATCACAACCGCGCGCGGCTATCTGAAGAACAGGCATCCGAATTCAGTTGTCGATTATTGGCACTTATAGAAGAATACTTTCCGCCCGGAAAAGGAGACCGCTCAGGTATCAAATACGGATTTTACGGAATTCTCACACCGATTGATCTTCATCCTCTTGGCGACACTGAAACTGAGGAGTAA
- a CDS encoding GNAT family N-acetyltransferase, whose product MNIAQLDPADFTELADTLGDTPETVVAVHLLRKKLCKAFVAGSPTSFSAAIVQGYFDSEEPRGFGTEARALWELLQLVEGWDCIGVNRQCAKSLGDLIENSNGVKVRYYGDVYHSLTRPVRLFTSEYVRELTTQDRNLIASAPIEIQGGGYEDMETMLSEGIVAGAVDADQLVSIAHTSGVTDLHGEIGVGTLEPWRKMGLCSAAASIVSNRLQKEGRVPVWSTGEDNFASLRVAAKLGFQEVSRRTYVIPIKN is encoded by the coding sequence GTGAACATCGCACAACTGGATCCAGCGGATTTCACCGAACTCGCGGATACTCTGGGTGATACCCCCGAGACTGTAGTGGCAGTACACCTTCTGAGAAAAAAACTGTGCAAGGCTTTTGTCGCGGGAAGTCCCACCTCCTTCAGCGCAGCTATTGTCCAGGGCTACTTCGATTCAGAAGAACCCAGGGGATTTGGGACCGAGGCGCGAGCACTTTGGGAATTGCTTCAGTTGGTGGAGGGTTGGGATTGTATAGGTGTGAATCGACAATGCGCCAAATCGCTTGGTGATCTGATAGAGAATTCCAACGGAGTAAAAGTGCGCTACTACGGCGATGTTTATCATTCGTTGACAAGGCCAGTTCGACTGTTCACCAGTGAATATGTCCGCGAATTGACTACGCAGGACCGAAACTTAATTGCATCCGCACCCATCGAAATACAGGGTGGTGGTTACGAGGATATGGAAACAATGCTCTCAGAGGGAATTGTGGCGGGCGCTGTTGATGCGGATCAATTGGTGTCCATAGCTCACACAAGCGGCGTCACTGATCTTCACGGTGAGATTGGCGTTGGAACTCTCGAACCCTGGCGCAAAATGGGCCTGTGTAGTGCCGCCGCCTCGATAGTATCGAATCGGCTTCAGAAAGAAGGACGAGTTCCCGTTTGGAGTACAGGAGAGGATAATTTTGCCTCATTGCGAGTTGCAGCAAAACTTGGTTTTCAAGAGGTCTCCCGCAGGACCTACGTGATTCCGATCAAAAATTGA
- a CDS encoding histidine phosphatase family protein, with translation MNSDIKITFMRHGRSRADDENVIEGRYDAPLTDVGREQAEVRAQELKAREIKFDRLIASPLKRAHETAQIVGNILGIGVELDEDWTEKDNGPIAGLPHQIARARYPLPAFHNPFQPHVVSADSGESAWAFHCRAARALEKVIRQGKGRYLVVAHGGILNAALRCIVGAQPAVSGQGIEFSFGDTGYIQTLYKPDQHLWVIREFVYGFREAQE, from the coding sequence ATGAATAGTGATATTAAGATTACGTTCATGCGTCACGGACGCTCTCGAGCAGATGACGAGAATGTCATTGAGGGCCGATATGATGCACCTCTTACAGACGTGGGTCGTGAACAAGCTGAAGTCCGAGCACAGGAACTGAAGGCGAGAGAGATCAAATTTGACAGGCTTATTGCAAGCCCATTAAAGCGTGCCCACGAGACAGCCCAAATTGTAGGTAACATCCTGGGTATAGGTGTCGAGCTCGATGAAGACTGGACGGAAAAGGATAATGGCCCGATTGCAGGTCTGCCACATCAGATCGCCAGAGCCAGGTATCCATTACCTGCTTTTCATAATCCCTTTCAACCCCATGTTGTAAGTGCAGATTCTGGGGAGAGCGCCTGGGCATTTCACTGTCGAGCCGCACGGGCGCTGGAGAAAGTAATCAGACAGGGAAAAGGGCGCTATCTGGTGGTCGCACACGGAGGTATTTTAAATGCCGCGTTGCGTTGCATAGTTGGTGCACAGCCAGCAGTCAGTGGCCAGGGGATTGAGTTTTCCTTTGGAGATACAGGATACATTCAAACGCTTTATAAACCAGATCAACATCTTTGGGTGATCCGTGAATTCGTTTATGGTTTTCGAGAGGCACAAGAGTGA
- a CDS encoding FAD-dependent oxidoreductase, translated as MEHMKENVDVLVIGGGTAGTIAAVQAGRTGLRTALIESGSQLGGVTTTGGVSFPGLFHAWGKQIIAGIGWELVTKAVALDSRKLPDFSVPPERHWMHQIRINGPVYAALVEEACTQAGVKLHFYEIPTRVSETDTGWTVETTGKSMRRTIWAKQLIDCTGGANIVGQIGFPRLREQETQPGTLIFELGGYNVESLDEEVIQAHFSAAIKDGRLQHGDVMNPRVRFIRYLRNGGNAQHVFGADASTSDRHTKTNIAGRQALLRILRFVRSLPGCENACVLKAQAETAVRETYRIVGDVQITHEDYTSGRFFDDAVSYSFYPIDLHDRDGIKPRPLSKGIVPTVPLRALIPKESRNLLVAGRSVSSDRLANSALRVQASSMAMGQAVGAAAALSVRLETTPREVPISDLRELLLSHGAVVPGLDK; from the coding sequence ATGGAGCACATGAAAGAAAATGTAGATGTTCTGGTCATTGGCGGTGGTACAGCGGGCACCATTGCTGCGGTACAAGCTGGGCGCACGGGACTTCGCACAGCCCTGATTGAATCCGGCAGCCAACTCGGTGGTGTAACCACAACGGGTGGGGTCTCGTTTCCGGGCCTTTTTCACGCCTGGGGAAAGCAAATTATTGCGGGTATTGGGTGGGAACTCGTTACAAAAGCTGTGGCACTTGACAGTAGAAAATTGCCAGATTTTTCAGTACCTCCCGAGCGCCATTGGATGCACCAGATTCGCATCAACGGTCCAGTATATGCCGCACTCGTCGAAGAAGCCTGTACGCAAGCAGGTGTGAAATTACATTTCTACGAAATACCGACTCGGGTTTCAGAAACGGACACGGGCTGGACAGTAGAAACCACAGGCAAAAGCATGCGCCGCACTATATGGGCCAAACAGTTAATTGATTGTACTGGTGGCGCAAATATTGTCGGGCAGATCGGTTTTCCGCGTTTGCGCGAACAAGAAACCCAACCCGGCACGTTGATTTTTGAACTCGGGGGTTATAATGTCGAATCACTGGATGAGGAGGTCATTCAGGCGCATTTTTCTGCTGCCATTAAAGATGGCCGCTTGCAGCACGGCGATGTAATGAATCCACGGGTGCGATTTATCCGTTATCTTCGAAATGGCGGAAATGCCCAGCATGTATTTGGTGCTGATGCATCAACCTCTGACAGGCATACAAAAACCAACATAGCAGGGCGACAGGCGCTATTGCGGATTCTGCGTTTTGTGCGTTCTCTACCAGGGTGCGAAAACGCATGTGTTTTGAAAGCTCAGGCAGAAACAGCCGTGCGTGAGACCTATCGCATTGTTGGCGATGTGCAAATAACCCATGAAGATTACACGAGTGGACGGTTTTTTGATGACGCCGTATCCTATTCTTTTTACCCCATCGATCTCCACGACCGCGATGGCATCAAACCCAGACCGCTATCCAAAGGAATCGTTCCCACCGTCCCTCTTCGCGCGCTTATCCCCAAAGAGAGTCGCAATTTGCTGGTCGCTGGTCGCAGCGTGAGCAGTGACCGGTTGGCGAACTCCGCTTTGCGAGTACAGGCTTCATCTATGGCCATGGGACAAGCTGTAGGTGCTGCCGCTGCATTATCTGTGCGTCTGGAAACCACACCTCGCGAAGTCCCTATTTCCGATCTGCGCGAATTGCTCTTGTCACATGGCGCAGTTGTACCTGGTTTAGATAAATAG
- a CDS encoding serine hydrolase: MPDVTIQDQIGAIIEKAINETQLVGASVGVMRHNEVIQARGYGYADLNKKVKATEHTVYRIGSITKQFTALAIMILVEQGKVNLNDMMVDYLPNYPQKDHKVTIDQLLNHTSGIKSYTDIEKFWEISERDLSRQEVVGLFSSEPVEFSPGENYQYNNSGYYLLGLIIENVSGMSYADFLKANVWQPLEMFDTYYLGKTKPIKNLATGYDHKDDEFVLAHPLGMDNPFSGGSLGSSVLDLLKWQTALNENRLISRQSYNKMIEPGLLRNGKHTTYGYGFFLSNLNGYRKIEHGGTINGFRAQLSAYPDDGLTVTVLCNLNSAPQAQLESQVSRLMLGIPEIVIDEIQVSEDNLEIYTGTYKWRSTMAPVPFPVSVAEGTLRVSGRSLRAIGNHTFVFSTDPYYTVTFTVKDGKSINFRAEREGQVTDALRYE, encoded by the coding sequence ATGCCAGACGTGACCATTCAAGATCAGATTGGTGCAATTATAGAAAAAGCGATAAATGAGACCCAATTGGTGGGAGCATCAGTGGGTGTTATGCGCCACAATGAGGTCATTCAGGCGCGTGGATATGGCTATGCAGATTTAAATAAAAAAGTAAAAGCTACTGAACATACTGTTTACCGGATTGGCTCAATAACGAAACAGTTTACGGCCCTCGCCATCATGATTCTTGTTGAACAGGGCAAAGTGAACTTGAATGATATGATGGTGGACTATCTGCCCAATTATCCCCAAAAAGATCATAAAGTCACAATAGATCAGCTTCTCAACCATACATCGGGCATCAAAAGCTATACAGATATCGAGAAATTTTGGGAAATATCTGAACGCGATCTTTCCCGGCAGGAGGTCGTTGGTCTGTTCTCGTCAGAACCCGTTGAATTCTCCCCAGGTGAAAATTACCAGTACAATAACTCAGGGTATTACCTCCTGGGCTTGATAATCGAAAATGTATCTGGCATGAGCTATGCTGACTTTCTCAAAGCGAACGTATGGCAGCCTTTGGAAATGTTTGACACCTACTATTTGGGGAAAACCAAACCTATCAAGAATCTCGCAACGGGTTATGATCATAAGGATGATGAATTTGTTTTGGCGCATCCCCTCGGCATGGATAACCCATTCTCGGGCGGCTCATTGGGGTCCAGTGTATTAGACCTACTGAAATGGCAGACTGCACTAAACGAGAATCGACTCATATCACGACAAAGCTATAATAAGATGATTGAGCCAGGTCTTTTAAGGAATGGGAAACATACTACATACGGATATGGTTTTTTTCTAAGCAATCTCAATGGGTATCGCAAAATTGAGCATGGCGGAACCATAAACGGATTTCGTGCCCAATTATCTGCTTATCCCGATGATGGTCTTACTGTCACTGTATTGTGCAATCTCAACTCTGCTCCACAAGCACAACTTGAGAGTCAAGTTTCACGCCTGATGTTGGGGATTCCTGAAATCGTAATTGATGAGATCCAGGTGTCAGAAGATAACCTCGAAATCTATACGGGCACTTACAAGTGGAGGTCAACTATGGCACCCGTGCCATTCCCAGTATCAGTTGCAGAAGGTACACTCAGAGTAAGTGGTCGTTCACTTCGAGCCATAGGAAATCATACCTTTGTTTTTTCTACCGATCCGTATTACACAGTGACTTTCACCGTTAAAGATGGCAAATCTATAAACTTTCGAGCTGAGAGGGAGGGGCAAGTAACGGATGCCCTTCGATACGAATGA
- a CDS encoding EamA family transporter: MTLTAIILILISAFTHVGWNLLCKREHPSSAFFLLVNTFGTLCLIPALILFGFAIPTFPTSVWLLLIATGIFQTIYILGLANAYQRGDLSILYPIARSSPVIVVIIVTLFFDRADQVSTQCIWGIALVAVGMFILPMKNLSDFHIDNYLNASVLFALMAAFASAGYSIIDDEALRFLRDTPALPIAGWQATILYAFFEGLITSIWLGVWVLFQKRGRILMWEILKTRTSRALLAGTGMAVAYTLVLISLAFVSNVSYVVTFRQISIPLGTIFGILLLKEPGYTPKYLGTAIIFTGLVLVGTG, encoded by the coding sequence TTGACCCTCACCGCCATCATCCTAATCCTCATATCCGCCTTCACTCATGTGGGCTGGAACCTGTTGTGTAAGCGGGAACACCCGTCCTCCGCCTTCTTCCTCCTGGTCAACACATTTGGGACTCTGTGCCTGATTCCCGCACTCATCCTATTCGGTTTCGCAATTCCCACATTCCCTACCTCCGTATGGCTCTTGCTTATCGCAACAGGTATTTTTCAGACCATCTACATCCTCGGCTTGGCCAACGCCTACCAGAGAGGAGACCTGTCCATCCTCTACCCCATCGCCCGGTCCTCTCCAGTCATCGTGGTCATTATCGTGACGCTCTTTTTTGACCGTGCCGACCAGGTCAGCACACAGTGCATTTGGGGCATTGCTCTGGTTGCCGTTGGAATGTTTATCCTGCCCATGAAGAATCTGAGTGATTTCCATATTGACAACTACCTGAATGCATCGGTATTGTTTGCATTGATGGCCGCCTTCGCCTCAGCCGGTTATTCGATCATCGACGACGAGGCTTTGCGCTTCCTCAGAGATACTCCCGCCCTCCCCATTGCAGGCTGGCAGGCTACGATTCTCTACGCCTTTTTCGAAGGCCTCATTACCTCTATCTGGTTGGGCGTTTGGGTTCTATTTCAAAAACGCGGTCGCATCCTGATGTGGGAAATCCTGAAAACACGGACATCTCGCGCCCTGCTGGCAGGTACTGGCATGGCCGTCGCTTATACTCTGGTCCTGATCAGCCTGGCCTTTGTCTCAAACGTCAGCTATGTCGTTACTTTTCGCCAGATCAGCATTCCCCTGGGCACTATTTTCGGTATCCTCCTTCTCAAAGAACCCGGCTACACACCCAAATATCTCGGAACCGCCATCATCTTCACAGGACTCGTTCTCGTCGGAACCGGATAG
- a CDS encoding DUF3841 domain-containing protein, with the protein MTLWTIQSMAAWKILQRKQVLFADQRYAEDLFLDAYRWTANQMKHRIESKSEIMSLPLWAWYQWDGIKRRKPDLRSSGHLPKGQRGVRIEFEQSDKGVLLSDFDLWHYVLNYWYLPQTVTEGEAFEAELSEHNLSFFKMKPLPVRAYHQRIEDSWNRIFDLDWVDEEISEPYEKKRIQATFWKLHFDQIKDVQVFTAR; encoded by the coding sequence ATGACGCTTTGGACGATTCAATCTATGGCTGCCTGGAAGATCTTGCAGCGGAAACAAGTCCTTTTCGCCGATCAGAGATATGCAGAGGATTTGTTTCTCGACGCTTACAGGTGGACAGCAAATCAAATGAAGCACCGAATAGAATCTAAATCTGAGATTATGTCTTTGCCTTTATGGGCCTGGTATCAATGGGATGGTATTAAAAGACGTAAACCCGATTTACGCAGCAGTGGTCATTTACCCAAAGGCCAACGCGGTGTAAGGATCGAATTCGAGCAATCAGACAAAGGAGTTTTGTTATCCGATTTTGATCTATGGCACTATGTCCTCAATTACTGGTATTTGCCTCAAACCGTGACCGAAGGAGAAGCATTTGAGGCCGAGTTATCTGAGCACAATCTGTCTTTTTTTAAGATGAAGCCTCTACCTGTTCGCGCATACCATCAACGCATAGAAGATAGTTGGAATCGTATATTTGACCTTGATTGGGTTGATGAAGAGATTTCAGAACCTTACGAAAAAAAGCGAATTCAAGCCACGTTCTGGAAGTTGCATTTTGATCAGATAAAAGATGTGCAGGTTTTCACCGCCAGATGA
- a CDS encoding class I SAM-dependent methyltransferase, giving the protein MPFKIADDPETDYRDLVRAAYNRCARDYAGQRRTTPEAELNLITEHLISGSKVLDVGCGAGIPVAQHLAGTFSLTGIDISSNMIALAKKNVPTAEFIIADVMKTEFPSGSFDAIVSFYAIFHIPRQEHQDLFRRFAQWLRPGGLLLFTVARYDDGPGYTEDDFFGGTMYWSNFGPSTYKKFLIENGFQIEQEGTIGGGSKSIDVPEEVHPFFFAVKREGL; this is encoded by the coding sequence ATGCCATTCAAAATCGCTGACGATCCAGAGACCGATTATCGGGACCTGGTAAGGGCCGCTTATAACCGGTGTGCGAGGGATTACGCTGGGCAAAGGCGTACCACGCCTGAAGCGGAGCTCAACTTGATAACTGAGCATCTGATATCTGGCTCAAAAGTCCTTGATGTTGGATGTGGTGCTGGTATCCCGGTTGCACAACATCTTGCCGGGACATTCAGCCTCACTGGGATCGACATCTCCTCAAACATGATCGCTTTAGCTAAGAAAAACGTCCCCACAGCCGAATTCATCATCGCCGACGTAATGAAGACCGAATTCCCCTCAGGTAGCTTCGATGCAATTGTCAGCTTTTACGCCATCTTCCATATCCCGAGACAGGAGCACCAGGACCTCTTTCGTAGATTTGCACAATGGCTTCGGCCCGGTGGCCTCCTTCTGTTTACGGTTGCAAGGTACGACGATGGGCCTGGATATACCGAAGATGATTTCTTTGGCGGGACCATGTACTGGAGCAACTTTGGCCCCTCTACCTACAAGAAATTTCTTATTGAGAATGGGTTTCAGATTGAACAGGAAGGTACCATAGGAGGAGGATCCAAAAGTATTGATGTGCCGGAAGAGGTTCACCCATTTTTCTTCGCCGTCAAAAGAGAGGGCTTGTAG
- a CDS encoding phosphotransferase — protein MKFLNPTFEENRLNLIEYLSIAVGKEIIGLRRQPQPTTGGIENRNYYIYAKTDGGNVDFVLRCEPEHIPQWRKSYDLYNLHREFLILQELHKLNLKLHTPQVWGFDHGETFGVPSFLMECLPGKHLKWTFHPSYSDQLVSQLAELIAYISTIDYRESDSLESILPVRTMCSNLTWLDENSRTFRNDPLVKYSLFWLSERLPNARPLTFCHGDPNPQNFLHKNGVIYAAIDWEFACLKNDPLGEILCVGWLHQKPELKTIFCQAFGRDVSELLWFEVCGLFGATYVNVNKKNFEVNREKLTQLVSYRKH, from the coding sequence ATGAAGTTTCTGAATCCAACATTTGAGGAAAACAGGTTAAACCTCATTGAATATTTGTCTATTGCAGTTGGTAAAGAAATCATCGGCCTCAGAAGACAGCCCCAACCTACGACAGGAGGCATAGAGAATCGCAATTACTATATCTATGCAAAAACGGATGGTGGAAATGTTGATTTCGTTCTACGATGCGAACCCGAACATATCCCCCAATGGCGAAAAAGCTATGATCTGTATAATCTTCACCGAGAATTCTTGATTTTACAGGAACTACATAAACTAAATCTAAAGCTTCACACCCCCCAAGTTTGGGGATTTGATCATGGAGAAACTTTTGGTGTCCCCAGTTTTCTGATGGAATGTCTGCCTGGCAAGCATCTAAAATGGACATTCCATCCGTCCTATAGCGACCAATTGGTTTCACAACTGGCAGAGTTGATTGCATATATTTCTACTATCGACTACAGGGAATCCGATAGTCTCGAATCTATTCTCCCCGTTCGCACAATGTGTAGCAACCTTACCTGGTTAGATGAGAACTCTCGCACATTTAGAAATGATCCATTGGTGAAATATTCGCTCTTCTGGCTGAGTGAACGGCTTCCAAATGCTCGTCCTCTAACCTTTTGTCACGGAGATCCAAACCCACAAAATTTTCTTCATAAAAATGGTGTTATATATGCTGCCATAGATTGGGAATTTGCTTGTTTGAAAAATGATCCACTCGGTGAAATTCTATGCGTAGGTTGGTTACACCAAAAACCGGAACTTAAGACCATTTTTTGTCAGGCATTTGGCAGGGATGTTTCGGAGCTACTATGGTTTGAAGTGTGTGGATTATTTGGTGCAACATACGTGAATGTTAATAAGAAGAATTTCGAAGTAAATAGGGAAAAACTTACTCAACTTGTGAGCTACAGGAAACACTGA
- the aac(3) gene encoding aminoglycoside 3-N-acetyltransferase: MAKIDLPVITRSKLVSDLSKLGIVPGDTLMLHASVKAVGWIVGGPDIVIQAILDVIGPAGTLMMYIKCEEPLNEIEYWPEDWQKAYLAECPPFDPKRTRAFRKWSILTEHLRTWPGAYCSNHPEARMAAIGAKAEWITSDHPLQFGYGAGSPLAKLCKVRGRILLLGPLFDSLTILHYAEHIADVPNKKTERYRWPILRDGKCEWIEFEQFDTSGGIVDWGPPNGDYFLRIVEEYMTQASYTTGRVGAADSYLFDAKDLTDFAVAWLEEHFG, from the coding sequence ATGGCGAAAATAGATTTGCCAGTAATTACGCGAAGCAAGCTGGTATCTGACTTATCAAAACTGGGGATTGTCCCGGGCGATACCCTGATGCTGCACGCGTCTGTCAAGGCAGTCGGCTGGATCGTTGGCGGACCAGATATTGTGATTCAGGCAATTTTGGACGTGATTGGACCTGCGGGCACCTTGATGATGTACATAAAATGCGAGGAGCCTCTAAACGAAATTGAATATTGGCCAGAGGACTGGCAAAAAGCGTACCTGGCAGAATGCCCACCGTTTGATCCCAAACGGACACGCGCCTTCCGCAAGTGGAGCATCCTCACCGAGCACCTCCGAACATGGCCCGGCGCGTATTGCAGCAACCATCCCGAAGCAAGAATGGCGGCTATTGGCGCAAAAGCGGAGTGGATCACATCGGATCACCCCCTCCAATTTGGTTATGGTGCAGGCTCCCCTCTCGCAAAATTGTGCAAAGTCAGGGGGCGAATACTACTGCTTGGACCACTCTTTGATAGCCTGACGATTCTACATTACGCAGAGCATATTGCTGACGTGCCCAACAAGAAAACTGAGCGCTATCGGTGGCCCATCTTGCGTGATGGCAAGTGCGAATGGATAGAATTTGAGCAATTTGACACTTCTGGTGGCATCGTCGATTGGGGGCCCCCCAATGGCGACTATTTCCTTCGTATTGTAGAGGAATATATGACCCAGGCAAGCTATACAACAGGACGGGTTGGAGCCGCAGACTCTTATTTGTTCGACGCTAAGGATCTGACCGATTTTGCCGTTGCATGGTTAGAAGAACATTTCGGTTAG
- a CDS encoding DUF2442 domain-containing protein, producing the protein MSISMIEIQPTLAERISIDDESLMIDLVDGRSISVPLEWYPRLLHGTPQERNNWRLIGRGEGIHWPDLDEDISVENVWAGRPSGESQRSLKRWLEARNKA; encoded by the coding sequence ATGAGTATTTCAATGATTGAAATTCAGCCTACGCTTGCGGAGCGTATCTCTATCGACGATGAGTCTCTAATGATAGACTTAGTCGATGGACGAAGCATAAGCGTCCCTTTAGAATGGTATCCCCGTCTATTGCATGGCACCCCTCAAGAGCGCAATAATTGGCGACTCATCGGTCGGGGTGAAGGCATCCATTGGCCTGATCTGGATGAGGATATCAGCGTCGAAAATGTGTGGGCCGGCCGACCTTCAGGAGAGAGCCAACGTTCGCTAAAGCGATGGTTAGAAGCACGCAATAAAGCGTAG
- a CDS encoding amino acid transporter — MKENAQIWDPLSPTEAQELFSGLSAPWWISGGWAIDLFIGHQTRPHGDLDVLILRDDQIIFQEHLSNWDLSDRRSPEFTTWSKGEFLDPPINDIWGRRTPESPWAIQLMLMETDGDSWVFRREPKITGPISSLGRIAKSGIPYLSPQIQLLYKANNLQIDRNNADFKNTLPHLNYEEAAWLKRSLERCYPGHEWILKLSQRMKALKQI; from the coding sequence TTGAAAGAAAACGCTCAGATTTGGGACCCGCTCTCCCCCACGGAGGCACAGGAACTATTCTCTGGGCTATCTGCACCCTGGTGGATTTCTGGCGGATGGGCCATTGACCTCTTTATCGGTCACCAGACACGTCCTCATGGGGACCTGGACGTTCTGATCCTTAGAGACGATCAAATCATATTCCAGGAACACCTTTCTAATTGGGATCTAAGCGACAGGAGATCGCCAGAGTTTACGACGTGGTCCAAAGGCGAATTCCTGGATCCACCCATTAATGACATTTGGGGGCGCCGTACACCGGAATCGCCCTGGGCAATCCAATTGATGCTTATGGAAACAGACGGGGATTCGTGGGTTTTCCGTCGTGAACCGAAGATCACCGGACCAATTTCCTCCCTGGGACGAATAGCCAAATCCGGAATACCTTACCTCTCTCCGCAGATTCAGCTTCTCTATAAAGCGAACAACCTACAGATTGATCGGAACAACGCCGACTTCAAGAATACTCTGCCGCACCTCAATTACGAGGAAGCTGCGTGGCTAAAACGAAGTTTGGAGCGATGCTATCCTGGACACGAGTGGATATTAAAGCTGAGTCAAAGAATGAAAGCCCTGAAGCAAATCTGA
- a CDS encoding serine hydrolase, which yields MAQETSESTLPDDWPVSTLESEGIDPEPIVQVANQIRSQTYENIHSFLIVRNGKLVFEAYYTGTDGARGAVEFGEQTLHDTRSVSKSITSTLIGIAIDRGYIDSVDVPMARFFSEYAHHLTEKKERITLKHLLTMTAGFNWDQSGAHNSEPGSLNSEAQMENASDFIEYVLSRELSDEPGSRFNYNSGCFILLAGVIKRASGMHVDKFADNHLFAPLEIDHSEWWYTKSGLPQTHAGLRLRPRDMAKIGQLYVDNGRFQGKQIVSATWISESAKGHYSNDRYGFGWWLDNFPYRGRSVDVLAAEGNGGQFIFAIPELSLVIVFTGGNYGLSVANQAFRIAINHVLPAISETENGQ from the coding sequence ATGGCACAAGAAACCAGCGAATCTACCCTACCCGATGACTGGCCCGTATCAACACTTGAATCGGAAGGGATCGATCCAGAACCGATAGTTCAGGTTGCAAACCAGATACGTAGCCAGACGTACGAGAACATCCATAGCTTTCTGATCGTCAGAAATGGCAAGCTGGTATTCGAAGCGTATTACACCGGCACAGATGGTGCGAGAGGCGCGGTTGAGTTCGGCGAGCAAACCCTGCATGATACACGATCTGTTTCCAAGAGCATCACATCTACACTAATCGGCATCGCCATTGATCGTGGGTATATCGACTCTGTAGATGTGCCGATGGCTCGTTTTTTTTCGGAGTATGCCCACCACCTGACGGAAAAAAAAGAGCGAATTACCCTGAAACATCTACTGACCATGACCGCCGGATTCAACTGGGATCAATCTGGCGCACATAACTCTGAGCCGGGTTCCCTCAATTCCGAAGCGCAGATGGAGAACGCCAGCGACTTCATAGAGTATGTGCTTTCCAGAGAACTGTCGGACGAACCAGGTTCACGATTCAACTACAACAGCGGTTGTTTCATCTTGCTCGCTGGCGTAATCAAGCGGGCATCGGGTATGCATGTGGACAAATTCGCAGATAACCATCTCTTTGCGCCACTCGAAATAGATCACTCAGAATGGTGGTACACCAAAAGTGGCCTGCCCCAAACGCATGCTGGCTTGCGACTCAGGCCGCGCGACATGGCCAAGATCGGCCAACTCTATGTAGATAATGGGCGTTTTCAGGGCAAACAGATTGTATCGGCAACCTGGATCAGCGAGTCGGCGAAGGGGCATTACAGCAACGACCGATACGGGTTTGGCTGGTGGCTCGATAATTTTCCATACCGCGGACGATCAGTTGACGTTCTTGCGGCCGAAGGAAACGGCGGTCAGTTCATCTTCGCCATCCCAGAGTTGTCTTTGGTCATCGTCTTTACGGGAGGCAACTACGGTTTGTCTGTGGCCAATCAGGCGTTCCGGATCGCGATTAATCACGTGTTGCCTGCGATCAGCGAGACAGAGAATGGCCAATAG